The segment GCCGATTTCAGCGCGAGATCGAGATCGGCCATTCCCAGGGGAAGGCCGAGATCGACGAGGCTGGTGACGCCGTGATCCTGCACGCCGCACGGCACGATGCCGCTGAAGTGGCTGAGATCCGGCTCGACATTGATGGCGATGCCGTGAAAGCTCACCCAGCGCCTCAGCCTGATGCCGATGGCGGCGATCTTGTCCTCGGCGAGCGATCCGTCGGGCAGGGCGGGGCGATCCGGCCGCACCACCCAGACGCCGACGCGGTTCTCGCGCCGTTCGCCGCGCACGTTGAAGGCAGCGAGCGTGCCGATGATCCATTGTTCAAGTGCCGCGACGAAGGCGCGGACATCCTCGCGCCGCCGCTTCAGGTCGAGCATCACATAAGCGACCCGCTGGCCTGGCCCATGATAGGTGTATTCGCCGCCGCGTCCCGCCGCGAACACCGGAAACCGGTCGGGCTCGATCAGGTCCTCGATGCGGGCGCTGGTGCCGGCGGTGTAGAGCGGCGGGTGCTCGACAAGCCAGACCATCTCACCGGCGGCGCCGCCTCTGATGGCATCGGCGCGCGCCTCCATCACCGCAAGCGCATCCGGATAGGCGGTGAGGCCGGGTTCGATCCGCCATTCGACCGGCGCCGAACCGGGCAGGGGCAGGAACGACGTGGCGATCTGGCTGCGTTCTGTCATGGCATGTCTCGTCTAAAGCGCGCCGCGTTTGAAGGGAACCGTGGGCACGCCTTAGGTTTTTGTTTTATGCATGTTGCCCCAAACCGCTGCGCACACTCGGTCAAGCCCGATGGCATGTTTTTGGGCGACATGCATTCGCCTCACATATGGCGGCAATCGGCTGAAACGTCCAGTTGCGAGCGCGTTTCTGCTCTTTGCATGGTTATGCCCTAGCCCGGCCAAATATTGCGCGACGCGCCCTTGTTTCGCCGGAAACGATTTGCTACACGCCGCGAGCCGGTTCGTTCCGGCTCCTACCACGTGCGGTCGTGGCGGAATTGGTAGACGCGCAGCGTTGAGGTCGCTGTGGGGCAACCCGTGGAAGTTCGAGTCTTCTCGACCGCACCAGCTTTATCCAGTAAGCTGTTATTTTTATTGTGCGTTTTTGGTTTCCCCGCAGTTCTTCCCGAGACTGTTGTGCAGGCTGAAAACACTGTGCGGATCATTGGGAATCCTCAACAAAAAAATGCGCTTTTCACGCAAGCGCTCACGCGGATAGCTTTGACGTGATTTGCGGCAAAAGCCCACTGATTGCGCTATGTTGAGCCTTGATTGCGGACGCGACTTTCCAGCCGCATGAGCAAATAGTCGACCTCTTGTCTGGCTGCCGCCGACAACGCACTGCCCGGCTTGCGCTGGGCGTCCGACGCGATGGCGCCGCGCTTCATCATCACATATTTGCGTACCGCAAGTCCCACGCCTGGTTGCTGCTCATAGCGCAGATAGGGCAGGTGGGCGTCGAAAAGATCGTGCGCCTTTTCGCGCTCGCCGGCGGCAGACAGTTTCACCATTTCGACCAGCATGTCGGGGAAGGCATAGCCTGTCATCGCGCCGTCGGCACCGCGTTCCATCTCGAAGTCGAGAAAGAGGCCGCCATTACCGGTGAGGATGGACAGCGGCCGCAGCAAGCCGTCCTTCTGGAAGCCGCGCAGCGCGCTGATCTTCTCGAGGCCCGGCCAGTCCTCGTGCTTGAGCATGAAGCAGGCCGGGTTGTCGGTGACTATCCGGCGGATGACAGCCGGCGTCATGACGACCGAGAGGGTCAGTGGATAATCCTGCAGGACGAAAGGAACATCCTCGCCGACCGCTTCGGATGCGTTGCGGAAATAGGTGACGATCTGGTCGTCGGTGCGCAGCGCCGGCAGCGGCGCGATCATCATGCCCTGCGCGCCAACCTCCATCGCGGCGCGCGCAAGGCTGCGCATGGCGGCGAAGCCAGGGGCGGAGACGCCGACGATCACCGGCAGCCTGGTGCGCGCCACGATACGCTTGACGATCTCGAGCGATTCGCCGGCGTCGAGCTTCGGGGCCTCGCCCATGATGCCGAGGATTGTCATGCCATCGACGCCGCAGCGCTCGTAGAAATCGACCATCGAATCGAGTGATTCCCAGTCGATCTGGCCATCGGCCTCGAACGGCGTCGGGGCAATGGTGTAGACAGCTTTGGTGTCAGGACCGATGGCCATGAGCTCCTCCTAAAATTCAGCTTTCAGTCATAGCGCAGGACCGATGGCCCGATCCAACCCGGCGGTTGGTGCGGACGGGCGGGCGCGAAGATTTGGTAGTGGACGCGCATTTCCATGTCGAGAACCGGTTTGACTTTCGATCTGTCGGGAAAGCCGCAGGGACGGAGCCACTATATGCCTGACAGCCAGACGTTGAAGTAACCGCATGGTAAGCTTGCTTCGCTATCACATTGACCATGCCACCGATGGCGCGCTTGATTCTTGGTAAATTAGTATGTCATTTACTATAGGAGTGGGGGATTACAGTCCATCGACAAGATGGTCATTGCGACTTGCGTTCTTTTTAGCAATCTACGTGGTGTGCGCGTCTGCAATAAGTCCACAGTCTTTCTTCCACCTGACGCTGGTTTATGTCCAGAAGTTCGCTACCGGTATTCCGATCTTGTTTGTTGCGGGTGTCTGTTCCGCTGCGCTTATTTATGGCCGAGGAGAACCAACTCGCTACGCCATAGATTTGGTTCGTGCGCGCTGGCGTGGCTGTTTGCTGGTGCTGCTGTTCTTCTTCGCCAGCTTGACCGCCTACTCTACCTACAAGATGGCCATCCCGTCCGTCGTTCCCTTCTTTGCGGACAACTGGTTAGCCGATCTGGACGAATGGCTGCACGGGACTGCGCCGTGGGAACTCGCGCACAAGCTCGACAGCAACATGTGGTCGATCGTCGTCTTCAACAGCTATGAGGTGATTTGGTTTTTCCAATGGTTCGGCACCATGCTTTTCGTGTCTCTCTGGTCGGACAGGATTGGCCGCGTCCGCTATCTCTGGGCAGCCGCGCTGACATTATCCATCCTCGGCACTATGCTGGCCTTGGCGCTGGCATCGGTCGGGCCGATCTACTACCACCAGTTTGTTGGCGAGGACCGCTTCAGCGGACTCAACGCCGCCATGGACCGTCTCGACTATAGCCACATGGTGCGCGAGCCCGCTGCATATCTGCTGACGGCTTACCAGAGTGGCCGGCCAGACCTGGGCGGTGGCATCTCGGCCATGCCAAGCATGCACGTCGCCTTTGCCACACTGAATGCCTATCTGCTTTCTTCCCTCAATCTCTGGCTCGGTGTTCTCGGCTGGATGTTCGCAGCCCTGATAATGTACGGTTCGGTATATACCGGATGGCACTACGCAGTTGATGGCTACGTCTCTATTATCGTGGTGTCGGTGATCTGGTGGGCGACCGGACGCCAGCCAGCGCAGATCAAGACACAGTTTGCAATACGCCAAGCCATAGAAGGTTAGTTGCAACAGCGCTGGTTAACTGGGCGTCACCCTCTGCATAAGGGACGACAGATCCACGAGGTCGAAATTCGCGGAAAAGAGAAGCCTTGCGCTGTCGGACAATGCAATCATGCTCTCCGTCAACCTTCTTCCGCCACGAGTTCGGCAGCTGCAGGCGGCGATCTGTGCGGCGATTGACGTCAAGGGCTGTCGATCCTGGGAATGGCTTTGCCAAAGTGAGAATCCAGCTTTAACCTTCGGCAACGCATTCCCATGCCGAGCACCCGGTTTTGCCCTGGGAGAGCCGTACGCAACGGAGCCAGCTTCATGAGTGACAGTCAGGTCAAGGTAAGAATTGCTGGACGAGACACCATTCGAAGCCTGCATGCCGACCTGCCGGTCAACGCCACCTTCCATATCTGGCTCAAGGCGACCAAGCCGGACGTACCGGGCTCGCTGTCCTTTTCCAATGTCCGTGGCAAGTTCGGCGAGGTGAGCGTCACCAACGCCGAAGAGCATGAATTCAGAATTTTTCACGTCTTCGGCGGCGGCAGTGTCGAACTGGATTACGACACGGAGCGAACCTCGGTTTCGGTTGCCTACTGGTTCGCATTGGCCGACGTGCTGGAGACCGGCATTA is part of the Mesorhizobium sp. L-2-11 genome and harbors:
- a CDS encoding dihydrodipicolinate synthase family protein, whose translation is MAIGPDTKAVYTIAPTPFEADGQIDWESLDSMVDFYERCGVDGMTILGIMGEAPKLDAGESLEIVKRIVARTRLPVIVGVSAPGFAAMRSLARAAMEVGAQGMMIAPLPALRTDDQIVTYFRNASEAVGEDVPFVLQDYPLTLSVVMTPAVIRRIVTDNPACFMLKHEDWPGLEKISALRGFQKDGLLRPLSILTGNGGLFLDFEMERGADGAMTGYAFPDMLVEMVKLSAAGEREKAHDLFDAHLPYLRYEQQPGVGLAVRKYVMMKRGAIASDAQRKPGSALSAAARQEVDYLLMRLESRVRNQGST
- the lipB gene encoding lipoyl(octanoyl) transferase LipB gives rise to the protein MTERSQIATSFLPLPGSAPVEWRIEPGLTAYPDALAVMEARADAIRGGAAGEMVWLVEHPPLYTAGTSARIEDLIEPDRFPVFAAGRGGEYTYHGPGQRVAYVMLDLKRRREDVRAFVAALEQWIIGTLAAFNVRGERRENRVGVWVVRPDRPALPDGSLAEDKIAAIGIRLRRWVSFHGIAINVEPDLSHFSGIVPCGVQDHGVTSLVDLGLPLGMADLDLALKSAFEDVFGPTAALLVETARKAG
- a CDS encoding phosphatase PAP2 family protein, whose product is MRLAFFLAIYVVCASAISPQSFFHLTLVYVQKFATGIPILFVAGVCSAALIYGRGEPTRYAIDLVRARWRGCLLVLLFFFASLTAYSTYKMAIPSVVPFFADNWLADLDEWLHGTAPWELAHKLDSNMWSIVVFNSYEVIWFFQWFGTMLFVSLWSDRIGRVRYLWAAALTLSILGTMLALALASVGPIYYHQFVGEDRFSGLNAAMDRLDYSHMVREPAAYLLTAYQSGRPDLGGGISAMPSMHVAFATLNAYLLSSLNLWLGVLGWMFAALIMYGSVYTGWHYAVDGYVSIIVVSVIWWATGRQPAQIKTQFAIRQAIEG